The genomic region CAGCTATCTGACCAAGCCGGTGGGGTTCAAGGAGTTTGAGGAAAAAATCAGGCAGCTCGACTATTACTGGATGATCCTCAACAGGCCGCCGGTCATTGAAGCGTAAAGCATCCGGGCCCGGAGCCCCGGGGTTTTTAGATTTGAACATTAGTTTGAAACAGGATGATCATGGAAACGTTAACGTTTGTGATACTTGAAGACGAAGAAGCGCATTTCAGCCTTATGAAGCGCGCCATTGCCAAGGATTTGCCGCACGCCGCGGTGTATCATTTCCAGGATCCGATGACCTGTCTTAAACGCCTAAATGAAATTGCACCCACCGCCATCATCACCGATTACCTCATGCCCGGTCTGAACGGCATCGAGTTTCTGGAGACGTTGAATCAACAACAGACAGACATCCCGGTTATCATGGTCACCGGCCAGGGAGATGAGAATATTGCCGTCCGCGCGATGAAGTTGGGGGCTAAGGATTACCTGGTGAAATCCGGAAACTTTTTTACCCTGCTGCCCAGTGTCCTCGAGAAGGTGGTTCGTGAAAAAAAGATTAAGGATGCCCTGCGCGAGGTAGAAGAAAAATACCGCCTGGTGGTGGAAAATGCCGAGGAAGGTATCGTAGTGCTGCAAGATGGGATTCTCAAGTTTTACAATCCCAAGACGACGGAAATTTTAGGTTGTACCGCGGAAGAGTTAAGCTTTAAGCTCTTTATCGATTTTGTCCACCCGGACGATAAGGAGATGGTGATTCAGCGCCACCAAAAGAAGCTCAGCGGCAAGAAAAAACCCGAAGTGTATGATTTTAGAGTAGTTGACAAAGACGGGAATATCAAATGGCTAAGGAACAATGTGGTTGTTGTCGATTGGGAAAATGAGCCGGCAACATTGAAATTTTTAACCGACATCACGGATCGGAAGTGGGCCGACGAACACATTCGTACCCTTACCCAGGAACTTATGAAGTACCAGGAAAATGAACGGCATATGATTTCCCGAGAACTGCATGACAGCATTGCCCAGGACCTGTCCTCGCTGAAAATCGGCTGCGATACGCTGTTTGATCATCAGCCGGCAATCCCTGACAATCTACGGCAAAAAGCTTCGGAATTCTCCCAGATACTGCACAAGATCATCACGAACGTTCGCGACCTGTCCTATCTCTTACGCCCTCCCGGTTTGAACCAATTAGGGCTTGTCCAGTCGATTTCACAGTATTGTGAGGATTTTTCCGAAAAAAGCGGATTGAACGTGGACTTCACTTTCGCCGGCATGGATGCCTTAAAGCTTGATAACACTACGAACATTAACATTTACCGCCTGGTTCAAGAGGGTCTCAACAACATTCGAAAACATGCCGATACCCTCCAGGCGACGATCAAGCTGATTTCAGCCTACCCCAACATCATTCTTACCATAGAAGATGACGGCAGGGGTTTTGATATAGAGGAACGGTTGGCAACGCATAAGAAGCGGATGGGGCTTCAGAGCATGCAGGAAAGGGCTATGCTGCTTGGGGGTAAAATAGCGATTCAATCCCAGCCTGGAAAGGGCACCAAAATCGTTGTAAAGGTTCCGTGTACAAACAAGTAAAAGGATGAAAACAAATCATCAAGAAAATCTTTTTCAGGCAATGGCAATGCCTAAGTTTTATCCTCATCCCGTTTCCCAGGTAAAACAGCGTGAAACCCACATTTCAAAAGTATTTCTAACCGGCAGCTATGTCTACAAGATTAAAAAGCCGCTCGATCTGGAGTTTTTAGATTACACCTCGCTGGCAAAGCGAAAGTATTACTGCCGGCAGGAAACCATTCTGAATCGCCGGCTTTCCCACAACATCTATTTAGGGGTTGTTGCCATAACCTTTGCAAAAGGTCGTTATTATCTGGAGGGGCCGGGGAAGACCATTGAATATGCCGTGAAAATGCGACAGCTTCCCGAAGACCGTTCGCTGCAGGAGTTGCTGCGACGCGGAAAGATAGAGCGGGCGGCGATTGCAACCTTGGCCCGCATTCTGGCCGTATTTTACAACCAGGCCGCCACCGGCAAAGTCATCAACACGTTTGGTACAACCGCAGCGGTCCGGACCAGATTTGAGGAGAACTTTGTGCAGACGGAACGGTTCGTAGGGGAACTGATCGACGAGCGCATATTTCAAATTATTCGAGCGGCCTGCCGGTCATTTTTGCAGCGACGTAAAGCGCTGTTTCAACATCGTATCGAAACCGAAAAGATTCGAGATTGCCACGGCGACCTGAGGTCCGGACATATTTACTTTGCCGACGGGATTCAGATCATTGACTGCATCGATTTTAACGAAAACTTCAGGTACTCGGACATCACATCCGATCTGGCCTTTTTGGCCATGGATCTGGATTTTGAAGGCTTTCCGGAAATCGCCTGGGAGTTGCTCAACGCCTATGTCGAATCTACCGATGACCCGGATGTGTTTGTCCTGCTAGATTTTTACAAGTGCCATCGTGCGCTGGTGCGCGCCAAAGTCAACTGCCTGCGCTTGGAGCATGAGTGCCTCGGCAAGTCGGGGAAAAAAAGACTTCGCAGCGAAATCACCCGTTACATGGATCTGGCCTACCAATATGCCGTGCAATTCACCCGTCCGACGCTCTGGGTGGTCTGCGGAATGCCGGCTTCAGGAAAAAGCACCATTGCCGCTGAATTGTCCAAAATTCTCCGCATCAACGTGTTGCGTTCCGACCGGGTTCGGAAAGAATTGTTCGGCCTGAAAAGCGATGTGCCCGTGGACCTGCCGTTTGAAGCGGGTATCTATTCAAAAGGGGCCGGCTCATTCACCTACGGCAAGCTCCTGTTGCTTGCCCATGAAGAGATCGAAAACGGCGACTCCGTAATAATGGATGCAACGTTCAACAGTGAGCATCACCGCCGTGAAGCCCTACGCCTGGCCGCAAACCAGGATGCCAATATTATCTTTATCGAATGTGTGACGCCTGAAAACGTTATCAAAGAACGTATCATGAGACGCGAGACCGAGCCTTCCATTTCCGATGCCCGCCTTCACCATCTTGAACAGTTTAAAAAGCGCTTTGAGCCCTTGAACGAATTGCGTGACGAAGTCCACATCCACATTAACACCGCAAGGCCGCTGGCAGAGAATATGCAAAAGATTCTCTGCCAGGATTATATCCGCCTTTCCACGCTATCACACCGTGTTCGGCAGTTATAAAAATGCAAAATTGCACTGGGATAAATTATATGATATCAAAAAGTTAATAATCTATATTTTAGGGTCGTGGATGGTTTCTGTTACGGTAAACAACATACGCCTTAAGTATGCTCATCCTTTCCGCCAATGCAGACGGTTTTATAAAAAACTTCCCGACTGCTGAAGCAAATTGAAACCCAAGTTGATCATTTAAATGGAGGATAAGGGCATGTTTAGTAAAAAATCAATGCTACCAATCGGGCTGATTTTGAGTATCGCATTCCTTTTTTCGCCGGCCATGGCTGAACTGGAGATAAGACATTCAAAAGGACAAACTGTTTATGTTCCAATTTATTCTCATATTTATACCGGGGATAAGGAATATTCGTTTTTATTAACGGCAACGCTAAGCATTAGAAATACCGATACCGCCAATAAAATAACTATTCTGGCAGTGGACTATTATGATTCAAACGGCAAATTATTAAAAAAATATTTGGAAACTCCCATCGCCCTCAACGCATTAGCTTCATCCCGGTACATCGTGAAAGAGAGTGATAAGGAAGGAGGTTCCGGCGCCAAATTCATAATTCAATGGAAATCAGCACACAGTGTCAGTCCCCCGGTGATCGAATCGATCATGATCGGTACGAGAACGCAGCAGGGAATATCATTTACTTCTCGCGGGCAGGTAATTAAAGAGGATGGTCAATAGACACGGGATGATATAATACTTATAGTGTTCGTCGAATGTACGTACATTACGTACATACAGATTGCGTGAAATGTATGGGTTAAATGGCCGTTGCGCTGACTGGCGAACCGGATTTGAAGGTAACAACGTTCAATGGGTATTGCAGGTGACATCGTTATCATTGTGATGGCTGCCTTGCTGGGCGGATTAATTGCCCAAAGACTAAAGCAGCCTTTGCTTTTGGGCTATATTCTTGCCGGTGTAGTGGTCGGTCCTTATACGGGCGGCGTGACTGTTTCCGGAATTCATGAAATTGAGATGCTGGCTGAAATCGGAATTGCGCTCTTGCTTTTCGCTCTGGGACTTGAGTTTTCGTTCAGCGATTTAAAGCCTGTTCGCAATATCGCCTTGATCGGCACCCCCATACAAATGCTGCTGACAACGGCATACGGATTCGCCTTTGGTCGCTGGTTTGGCTGGGAAAGGGTACCCTCTCTTTGGTTTGGCGCTCTGATTTCTCTGTCCAGTACCATGGTTATCCTGAAAACGTTAGAGAATCAGGGGCGGATAGGCACCTTATCCAGTCGGGTAATGATAGGAATGCTCATCGTTCAGGACTTGGCGGTCGTGCCGTTGATGATTATTCTGCCGCAGTTCAATAATCCGAAAGCAGGTTTGCCGCTATTGGGACTGGCTGCCTTAAAAGCGGTCCTTTTTATTGTCTTAATGATTTTCATCGGCACACGGATCATTCCCCGCATCATGAAGTATGTGGCCAATTGGAACTCCAGAGAATTATTTCTTCTGGCAACCACTGCCATGGGGTTAGGCGTTGGATACGGCACTTATCTTTTCGGGCTTTCTTTTGCCTTCGGTGCCTTTGTCGCCGGCATGCTGATCAGTGAATCAGATTATGGTTATCAAGCCCTGAGTGATATCATCCCGCTGAGGGACATTTTCAGCTTACTCTTTTTTACGTCGATCGGGATGCTTATTGACCCGAAATTTTTAATCTCCAACCTGGAAGCTGTTTTGCTTTTGGTGGTTATTGTGATTGTTGGAAAAGGACTGATTTTTGGAATTCTCAG from Candidatus Desulfatibia profunda harbors:
- a CDS encoding PAS domain S-box protein, which codes for METLTFVILEDEEAHFSLMKRAIAKDLPHAAVYHFQDPMTCLKRLNEIAPTAIITDYLMPGLNGIEFLETLNQQQTDIPVIMVTGQGDENIAVRAMKLGAKDYLVKSGNFFTLLPSVLEKVVREKKIKDALREVEEKYRLVVENAEEGIVVLQDGILKFYNPKTTEILGCTAEELSFKLFIDFVHPDDKEMVIQRHQKKLSGKKKPEVYDFRVVDKDGNIKWLRNNVVVVDWENEPATLKFLTDITDRKWADEHIRTLTQELMKYQENERHMISRELHDSIAQDLSSLKIGCDTLFDHQPAIPDNLRQKASEFSQILHKIITNVRDLSYLLRPPGLNQLGLVQSISQYCEDFSEKSGLNVDFTFAGMDALKLDNTTNINIYRLVQEGLNNIRKHADTLQATIKLISAYPNIILTIEDDGRGFDIEERLATHKKRMGLQSMQERAMLLGGKIAIQSQPGKGTKIVVKVPCTNK
- a CDS encoding AAA family ATPase, with translation MPKFYPHPVSQVKQRETHISKVFLTGSYVYKIKKPLDLEFLDYTSLAKRKYYCRQETILNRRLSHNIYLGVVAITFAKGRYYLEGPGKTIEYAVKMRQLPEDRSLQELLRRGKIERAAIATLARILAVFYNQAATGKVINTFGTTAAVRTRFEENFVQTERFVGELIDERIFQIIRAACRSFLQRRKALFQHRIETEKIRDCHGDLRSGHIYFADGIQIIDCIDFNENFRYSDITSDLAFLAMDLDFEGFPEIAWELLNAYVESTDDPDVFVLLDFYKCHRALVRAKVNCLRLEHECLGKSGKKRLRSEITRYMDLAYQYAVQFTRPTLWVVCGMPASGKSTIAAELSKILRINVLRSDRVRKELFGLKSDVPVDLPFEAGIYSKGAGSFTYGKLLLLAHEEIENGDSVIMDATFNSEHHRREALRLAANQDANIIFIECVTPENVIKERIMRRETEPSISDARLHHLEQFKKRFEPLNELRDEVHIHINTARPLAENMQKILCQDYIRLSTLSHRVRQL
- a CDS encoding DUF3124 domain-containing protein; protein product: MFSKKSMLPIGLILSIAFLFSPAMAELEIRHSKGQTVYVPIYSHIYTGDKEYSFLLTATLSIRNTDTANKITILAVDYYDSNGKLLKKYLETPIALNALASSRYIVKESDKEGGSGAKFIIQWKSAHSVSPPVIESIMIGTRTQQGISFTSRGQVIKEDGQ
- a CDS encoding cation:proton antiporter, yielding MGIAGDIVIIVMAALLGGLIAQRLKQPLLLGYILAGVVVGPYTGGVTVSGIHEIEMLAEIGIALLLFALGLEFSFSDLKPVRNIALIGTPIQMLLTTAYGFAFGRWFGWERVPSLWFGALISLSSTMVILKTLENQGRIGTLSSRVMIGMLIVQDLAVVPLMIILPQFNNPKAGLPLLGLAALKAVLFIVLMIFIGTRIIPRIMKYVANWNSRELFLLATTAMGLGVGYGTYLFGLSFAFGAFVAGMLISESDYGYQALSDIIPLRDIFSLLFFTSIGMLIDPKFLISNLEAVLLLVVIVIVGKGLIFGILSKVFGYGNVVPLALGLGLSQVGEFSFVLARVGISTNSISMDFYTLILTATIITMFLTPFLSGLTAPLYAIRNRWLKPYQLQTVILPQDGLRNHLVIAGGGRVGKYIADVLHRLGMSFVILEIDYRRVEQIKSLGFPVIYGDASQPIILEAAEIDSAKLLLITTPVTIVSQAIVSKVKKLNPNLRIVARSEAIEQMKALHDLGVYHVVQPEFEAGLEFTRQALLHLGIPVDRIQQFTDEVRQELYRPLYNLNTEYKTLAQLQNACHLLELTWMTVSPDSPVIGRTIEATKIRSRTGVTVAGVVRDGTL